Proteins encoded by one window of Bacteroidota bacterium:
- the gcvH gene encoding glycine cleavage system protein GcvH, with protein sequence MNIPKDLHYTKDHEWVRIEGDVATIGITDFAQKELGDIVFVEANTVGEHLKGGEVFGTVEAVKTVSDLFLPIAGEILELNGELDGNPELVNTDPYGKGWMVKVKLAAGADKGELLAAAAYEKLIG encoded by the coding sequence ATGAACATCCCAAAGGACCTGCACTATACCAAAGACCATGAATGGGTACGCATAGAGGGCGATGTAGCCACGATTGGGATTACTGATTTTGCACAGAAGGAGCTGGGCGACATCGTATTTGTGGAAGCAAACACCGTAGGTGAGCACCTGAAGGGGGGAGAGGTATTTGGCACCGTAGAAGCCGTGAAAACCGTGAGCGACCTGTTTCTGCCCATAGCCGGAGAGATCCTGGAGCTGAACGGGGAGCTGGATGGCAATCCGGAGCTGGTAAACACCGATCCCTATGGCAAGGGCTGGATGGTGAAGGTAAAGCTGGCTGCCGGGGCAGACAAAGGCGAACTGCTGGCCGCAGCTGCCTACGAGAAGCTGATAGGCTAG